One segment of Saprospiraceae bacterium DNA contains the following:
- a CDS encoding JAB domain-containing protein codes for MKNPKFWQVSEVQVSYKSHLPSADLPQINSSHDAENILRQNWSDDIDFLEEFVVLFLNKANRVKGLFRASRGGTCGTVVDAKIVFASAIKAMAAGIIVAHNHPSGSLIPSQADISLTRKLRSAGETLDVPVLDHIILAPYNGYYSFADEGGL; via the coding sequence ATGAAAAATCCAAAATTTTGGCAAGTATCGGAGGTTCAGGTAAGTTACAAAAGTCATTTGCCATCGGCAGACCTTCCGCAAATCAATTCTTCCCACGATGCTGAAAACATCCTTCGGCAGAACTGGAGCGACGACATTGATTTTTTAGAAGAGTTTGTCGTCCTCTTCTTGAACAAAGCCAATCGGGTAAAAGGGCTTTTTCGTGCCTCTCGTGGCGGCACTTGCGGCACTGTGGTAGATGCCAAAATCGTCTTTGCATCAGCCATTAAAGCAATGGCCGCAGGTATCATCGTCGCCCACAATCACCCTTCCGGCAGTCTCATTCCAAGCCAGGCGGATATATCACTCACGCGCAAACTCCGCAGTGCAGGGGAAACGCTCGATGTCCCAGTGTTAGACCACATCATTCTTGCCCCCTATAACGGCTACTACTCCTTTGCCGATGAAGGCGGGCTTTAG
- a CDS encoding DUF1738 domain-containing protein — protein MQTATATAQPTTTTQTTGRDLYRDVTDRIIGMIEKGVAPWRRTWSTYGLARNYATKHIYTGINMILMNNTEHPVPYFMTFNQIQERGAQIRKGAKAQMVIYFNVYYKDANDRNLTKFEARVRADRGEEIQVLKFIKYYNVFNIADIEGIEFEIPEMELKPNEKIEKCENIIENMPNRPELRSIDGNRAFYSPSHDFVNMPAIEQFETAEDYYATYFHEEIHATGHAKRLKREEVMNPQKYGSQPYSREELVAEMGASFLCAVCQIDFDGITENSAAYLAGWLNILKADSKFIFKAAAEAQKAADYILNRKPANDEKE, from the coding sequence ATGCAGACCGCAACCGCAACAGCCCAACCCACAACCACTACCCAAACCACAGGCCGAGACCTTTACCGCGATGTAACCGATAGAATTATTGGGATGATTGAAAAAGGTGTAGCGCCCTGGCGCAGAACTTGGAGCACTTACGGCTTAGCCCGCAATTACGCAACCAAGCACATTTACACGGGGATAAATATGATCCTGATGAACAACACGGAACACCCCGTTCCTTATTTTATGACCTTCAATCAGATACAGGAACGCGGTGCGCAAATCCGCAAAGGCGCAAAAGCGCAAATGGTCATTTACTTCAATGTGTATTACAAAGATGCCAACGACCGGAACCTGACCAAGTTTGAAGCACGGGTAAGAGCCGACAGAGGCGAGGAAATACAGGTTTTGAAGTTCATCAAATATTACAATGTTTTCAATATCGCTGACATTGAAGGGATTGAGTTTGAAATCCCCGAAATGGAACTCAAACCCAACGAGAAAATTGAGAAATGCGAAAACATCATTGAGAATATGCCGAACCGCCCAGAGTTACGGAGCATTGACGGCAACCGCGCTTTTTACTCCCCCTCACACGATTTTGTAAATATGCCCGCCATCGAGCAGTTTGAGACGGCAGAGGATTACTACGCAACCTATTTTCACGAAGAAATCCACGCCACCGGACACGCCAAGCGTTTGAAAAGAGAGGAAGTGATGAACCCGCAGAAATACGGAAGCCAGCCTTACAGCCGTGAAGAACTGGTTGCTGAAATGGGTGCTTCTTTCCTTTGCGCTGTCTGTCAGATTGATTTTGACGGCATTACCGAAAACTCCGCCGCCTATCTTGCAGGGTGGTTAAACATTCTGAAAGCAGACAGCAAGTTTATTTTCAAAGCCGCCGCCGAAGCGCAAAAAGCCGCCGACTACATCCTGAACCGCAAACCGGCAAACGACGAAAAAGAATAA
- a CDS encoding DUF488 domain-containing protein has translation MMNHIEIFTIGVYGSTEEVFFKKLLDNKIDTFCDIRQRRAVRGSAYAFVNSQRLQTHLKELGINYFHIKELAPPIEIRRQQQLADKQNNQKKRTRTELGSLFVKSYNDLCLSNFDSKAFVQTLTPKAHRIVLFCVEQSPLACHRHLVALKLKNELDLKVIDL, from the coding sequence ATGATGAATCATATTGAGATATTTACCATCGGTGTCTACGGTAGCACAGAAGAAGTATTTTTTAAAAAACTACTTGATAACAAAATTGATACATTTTGTGACATTCGTCAGCGCAGAGCGGTAAGGGGAAGCGCTTATGCCTTTGTGAATAGCCAAAGGTTACAAACCCACCTTAAAGAACTGGGGATAAATTATTTTCACATTAAAGAATTAGCGCCACCGATTGAAATAAGAAGGCAACAACAATTGGCAGATAAACAAAATAACCAAAAAAAAAGAACACGAACTGAACTCGGCTCACTTTTTGTAAAGTCATATAATGACCTTTGCCTGTCAAACTTTGACTCAAAAGCATTTGTCCAAACCCTAACACCAAAGGCTCATCGAATAGTACTATTTTGCGTTGAGCAGTCACCTTTAGCCTGTCACCGCCATTTAGTTGCATTGAAATTAAAAAATGAGTTAGACTTAAAAGTAATTGACCTATGA
- a CDS encoding DUF488 domain-containing protein, translating to MNIEGIYTIGYGERTFEQFSSLLENYQIDYLIDVRSKPFSKFKPEFSKAPLEYQLNLRKIRYVFMGDLLGGQPDDDSCYTEGKVDYKKIQEKDFYQQGIKRLKTAFDKNCRVVLMCSEMKPQDCHRSKLIGETLTNDLGIPMFHIDEDGEIKSQEKVVSLLTNGQYEIFNNFFTSRKSYKKQDPQNDESY from the coding sequence ATGAACATTGAAGGTATATACACAATTGGGTATGGCGAAAGAACATTTGAACAGTTCTCAAGCCTGCTTGAAAATTATCAAATCGACTACCTAATAGACGTTCGGTCGAAGCCATTTTCAAAATTTAAACCTGAATTTTCTAAAGCACCTTTGGAATACCAACTCAATTTACGTAAAATAAGATATGTTTTTATGGGAGACCTCTTAGGAGGACAGCCTGATGATGATAGTTGTTATACGGAGGGGAAGGTTGACTATAAAAAAATTCAAGAAAAAGATTTTTATCAACAAGGAATAAAGCGATTAAAAACTGCCTTTGATAAGAACTGTCGTGTAGTTTTAATGTGTAGCGAGATGAAACCACAAGATTGCCATAGAAGTAAATTAATTGGAGAGACGTTAACAAACGATTTGGGAATCCCTATGTTTCACATTGATGAAGATGGGGAAATTAAATCTCAAGAAAAGGTAGTATCCCTGCTTACGAATGGGCAGTATGAGATTTTTAATAATTTTTTCACTTCACGAAAATCGTACAAAAAGCAAGACCCTCAAAATGATGAATCATATTGA
- a CDS encoding recombinase family protein, with protein sequence MKIGYARVSTRDQNLDLQIDALKKAGCADTYIYMEQITGATRERPELQKLLTQIRKGDVVVIWKLDRLGRSLADLVHLVNEIQDKGAGLQSLHDNIDTTTPQGKLTFHIFAAIAEFEREIIRERTKAGLASARARGRKGGRPKGLSPSAKIKAAAAISLYQQKKSVSEICKTLAVSKKTFYKYLRA encoded by the coding sequence ATGAAAATCGGATACGCCAGAGTTTCCACCCGCGACCAAAATTTAGACCTGCAAATTGATGCGCTCAAAAAAGCCGGTTGCGCAGATACCTATATTTATATGGAGCAAATCACCGGCGCGACACGGGAACGCCCCGAACTCCAAAAACTACTCACTCAAATTCGGAAAGGCGATGTGGTGGTGATTTGGAAACTTGACCGGCTTGGTCGGTCGCTTGCAGACCTGGTGCATTTGGTAAATGAAATTCAGGACAAAGGTGCAGGCTTGCAATCACTTCACGACAACATTGATACCACCACCCCGCAGGGTAAACTTACCTTTCATATCTTCGCGGCAATTGCAGAGTTTGAGCGAGAAATAATCCGTGAGCGGACAAAAGCGGGGCTTGCATCGGCGCGCGCCAGAGGGCGCAAAGGCGGCAGACCAAAAGGGCTTTCTCCTTCTGCCAAAATCAAAGCCGCCGCCGCCATCTCGCTCTACCAGCAAAAAAAGTCGGTATCCGAGATTTGTAAAACCCTTGCCGTCTCGAAGAAGACTTTTTACAAGTATCTCCGAGCCTAA
- a CDS encoding SAM-dependent DNA methyltransferase: protein MNHIQHNQIVNFIWSIADDVLRDVYTRGKYRDIVLPFTVLRRLDALLEPTKEQVFEMHRKLNELKIDNQAPQLRKVSGFPFYNTSPFTFKKLLGEPGNIRQNLENYLDGFSSNVQDIISKFKLRNQLDTLEEANITYPLIEKFCSTQINLSPDPVMDKAGNTIHEGLSNLAMGYVFEELIRRFNEENNEEAGEHFTPREIIKLMTHIIFEPIKRKIKDGTYLIYDPACGSGGMLTESEEFALELNPNATFHLYGQEVNPETYAICKADMLIKGEDPEKIAFGSTLSNDGFPRLKFDFMLSNPPYGKTWKIDQDAIIDGKKNEIIDARFKVGVPRVSDGQLLFLMNMVSKMKTDSELGSRIASVHNGSSLFTGDAGQGESEIRRHFLENDLVEAIIQLPNGMFYNTGISTYIWILSNKKEAKRKGKIQLINAGEIYRKMRKSLGQKSNELADEHIRQITDAYLDFKETAISRIFDNADFGYYKITVDRPFRLSWQLSEERIKESEHFAILQPVLKSLQKQLGNEPQNDFNILLSALEKHLKKEDVKWKAKEKKAFLDAITWRDEEAKPVVKKQEKDGTIIYEPDSELRDTENVPLKDDIEEYFKREVLPHVPDAWIDHEKTAIGYEITFTKIFYQYQPLRSLEEITRDILALEEETEGLIKEIIE from the coding sequence ATGAACCACATCCAGCATAACCAGATTGTAAACTTTATCTGGAGTATCGCCGACGACGTATTACGTGACGTGTACACACGCGGGAAATACCGTGACATTGTCCTTCCTTTCACGGTTCTCCGCAGGCTTGATGCCTTGTTAGAGCCAACTAAGGAGCAGGTGTTTGAGATGCACCGAAAACTGAACGAACTCAAAATTGATAACCAAGCCCCGCAACTACGCAAGGTTTCGGGCTTCCCCTTTTACAATACTTCGCCCTTCACTTTCAAAAAATTACTCGGTGAGCCTGGCAACATTCGGCAGAACCTTGAAAACTATCTTGACGGTTTCAGCAGTAACGTTCAGGACATCATCAGTAAATTCAAACTCCGCAACCAACTCGATACGTTAGAGGAAGCGAATATCACCTACCCGCTCATTGAGAAATTCTGCTCCACGCAAATCAACTTAAGCCCCGATCCGGTGATGGATAAAGCCGGAAATACCATTCACGAAGGTCTTTCCAATCTTGCAATGGGCTATGTTTTTGAAGAACTCATCCGCAGGTTCAACGAGGAAAACAACGAAGAAGCCGGTGAGCACTTTACCCCGCGCGAGATCATCAAACTGATGACCCACATCATTTTCGAACCGATAAAGAGAAAAATCAAAGACGGTACTTACCTGATTTACGACCCCGCTTGCGGCAGTGGCGGTATGCTTACTGAGTCCGAAGAGTTCGCTTTGGAACTTAATCCCAATGCAACCTTCCATTTATACGGGCAGGAAGTCAACCCCGAAACTTACGCCATTTGCAAGGCAGATATGCTCATCAAAGGGGAAGACCCCGAAAAAATCGCTTTCGGCTCAACCCTCTCAAACGACGGTTTCCCGCGCCTCAAGTTTGACTTTATGCTCTCCAATCCTCCTTACGGCAAAACCTGGAAGATTGACCAAGACGCCATCATTGACGGCAAGAAAAATGAGATAATTGACGCCCGCTTTAAAGTGGGTGTTCCGCGTGTGTCCGACGGGCAATTACTGTTCCTGATGAATATGGTTTCAAAAATGAAAACCGACTCCGAACTGGGCAGTCGCATTGCATCCGTTCACAACGGTTCTTCGCTTTTCACCGGCGACGCCGGACAAGGCGAAAGTGAAATCCGTCGCCACTTCCTTGAGAATGACTTGGTGGAAGCCATCATTCAACTGCCGAACGGTATGTTTTACAACACCGGCATTTCCACTTACATTTGGATACTCTCCAATAAAAAAGAAGCGAAGCGCAAAGGCAAAATCCAGTTGATTAACGCCGGAGAGATTTACCGCAAGATGCGCAAAAGCCTTGGGCAAAAATCCAATGAACTTGCCGACGAACACATCCGCCAAATCACCGATGCTTATCTGGATTTTAAAGAAACCGCCATTTCCCGCATTTTTGACAACGCCGATTTCGGCTACTACAAAATCACGGTTGACCGTCCGTTCCGCCTTTCGTGGCAACTGAGTGAGGAGCGCATTAAGGAAAGCGAGCATTTTGCAATTCTGCAACCTGTTTTAAAGTCGCTCCAAAAGCAGTTAGGGAATGAGCCGCAAAATGATTTCAATATCCTGCTTTCCGCTTTGGAAAAGCATCTCAAAAAGGAAGATGTGAAATGGAAGGCGAAAGAGAAAAAAGCCTTTTTGGACGCAATAACTTGGCGGGACGAAGAAGCCAAACCCGTCGTGAAAAAACAGGAAAAAGACGGCACGATTATTTACGAACCGGATAGCGAACTCCGTGATACGGAGAACGTCCCGCTCAAAGACGACATTGAAGAATATTTCAAACGCGAAGTCTTGCCCCACGTGCCGGATGCCTGGATAGACCACGAAAAAACTGCGATTGGTTATGAAATCACTTTCACCAAGATTTTTTACCAATACCAACCGCTTCGAAGCCTTGAAGAAATTACCCGCGACATCCTCGCACTGGAAGAAGAAACCGAAGGTCTAATCAAAGAAATCATTGAATAA
- a CDS encoding DUF262 domain-containing protein: protein MSQTISTFDSTKEPLADLLKAIHNGKIQLPDFQRGWVWDDYHIVSLLGSLGTAYPIGAIMVLETGNPDVKFKTRLIEGVQGSSEKEAERLILDGQQRLTSLYQSLFSNAPVKTRDSRGNEIDRLYYIDIRKSLDRNYDLEEAVLSLPPSKQVVNFRNEVQEDYSTQQLEWKHEVFPLNIVFDVNRWNTWQTGYLQAEGNEKMLERLNRWNQFFGKVLQAIQQYNVPVIKLNKETPKAAICQVFEKVNTGGVSLTVFELLTATFAIDDFNLRDDWTARTKKFKEQAVLKNLPNDNFLQGNTLLTSYTRRFAAEFNKVKEEELPAVTCKRKDILRLELEDYTTWAEKLQQGFINTAKFLHTQNIFSDRDIPYSSQLVPLAVILVLAGDKMDNDGIRSKVKRWFWCGVLGELYGSATETRFAKDVYEVMKWINGGEEPSTVKEANFYPSRLLSLRSRGSAAYKGIYALMMQTGSLDFRSGEAINSITYFEEAVDIHHIFPKKWCTDNNIESKIYDSIINKTPISYKTNRKIGGHAPSIYLEKLRSENNDHPDPLTRQREILSTHTVQADHLQSDDFTQFYNLRAKAILAMISNAMGKPVNLEAGKEILDL, encoded by the coding sequence ATGAGTCAGACAATTTCCACATTTGACAGCACAAAAGAGCCGTTAGCAGATTTGCTGAAAGCCATTCACAACGGAAAAATTCAACTTCCCGATTTTCAACGAGGTTGGGTATGGGATGATTACCACATTGTTAGCCTTCTCGGTAGTCTCGGAACGGCATATCCTATCGGGGCAATAATGGTGTTGGAAACAGGTAATCCTGATGTGAAATTCAAAACCAGATTGATAGAAGGGGTGCAAGGAAGTTCAGAAAAGGAAGCCGAACGATTAATACTTGATGGTCAGCAAAGGCTCACTTCTCTTTATCAATCTTTGTTTAGCAACGCGCCTGTTAAAACTCGTGATAGCCGTGGAAACGAAATTGATCGGCTTTATTACATTGATATTAGAAAATCACTTGATCGCAACTATGATCTAGAAGAAGCAGTCCTTAGCCTTCCTCCTTCTAAACAGGTAGTAAATTTTCGTAATGAAGTGCAGGAAGATTATTCCACTCAGCAGTTGGAATGGAAACACGAAGTTTTCCCACTTAATATTGTATTTGATGTGAATCGTTGGAACACTTGGCAGACAGGCTATTTACAGGCAGAAGGAAATGAAAAAATGTTGGAGCGTTTGAATCGCTGGAATCAATTTTTTGGAAAGGTTTTGCAAGCCATTCAACAATATAATGTTCCTGTAATAAAACTGAACAAGGAAACTCCCAAAGCGGCAATCTGTCAGGTATTTGAAAAAGTCAACACTGGCGGAGTTTCTCTTACCGTTTTTGAATTGCTTACCGCCACATTCGCAATTGACGATTTCAACCTAAGGGATGATTGGACAGCACGAACCAAGAAGTTTAAAGAACAAGCCGTTCTGAAAAACCTTCCTAATGATAATTTTTTACAGGGGAATACTCTGTTAACTTCGTACACACGCAGGTTTGCGGCAGAATTCAACAAAGTAAAAGAGGAGGAGTTGCCAGCCGTAACCTGTAAACGAAAAGATATTCTCCGTCTTGAACTTGAAGATTATACAACTTGGGCGGAGAAACTTCAGCAAGGATTTATCAACACTGCCAAGTTCTTGCATACCCAGAATATCTTTAGTGATCGTGATATTCCCTATTCGTCTCAACTTGTCCCATTAGCCGTCATTCTAGTTTTAGCAGGCGATAAGATGGATAACGACGGCATACGTAGCAAAGTCAAACGATGGTTTTGGTGTGGCGTTCTTGGCGAACTTTACGGTAGTGCTACTGAAACCCGTTTTGCAAAAGATGTTTACGAAGTAATGAAATGGATAAATGGAGGCGAAGAACCGTCAACAGTGAAAGAAGCAAATTTTTATCCTTCCCGATTACTCAGTTTAAGAAGCAGGGGCAGTGCCGCATACAAAGGTATTTATGCTTTGATGATGCAAACTGGCTCGCTAGATTTCCGTTCCGGCGAAGCAATTAACTCAATCACTTATTTTGAGGAAGCCGTAGATATTCATCACATCTTTCCCAAAAAATGGTGCACGGATAACAATATTGAGTCCAAAATTTACGACAGCATCATTAATAAAACGCCTATATCCTACAAAACCAACAGGAAAATTGGCGGACACGCCCCAAGTATTTACCTTGAAAAATTGAGAAGTGAGAACAACGACCATCCAGACCCTTTAACTCGCCAACGAGAAATACTCTCTACTCATACTGTCCAAGCAGATCATTTGCAGTCTGATGATTTCACTCAATTTTACAACTTGCGTGCAAAGGCTATTCTTGCAATGATAAGCAACGCAATGGGTAAACCAGTGAATCTCGAAGCCGGAAAAGAAATATTAGACCTATGA
- a CDS encoding restriction endonuclease subunit S: MRKPYPKYKPTPIIWLSQVPEHWNIFRFKSLLKSETNGVWGDDPKGDENDILCLRVADFDRDFEVLSQENNTVRNVSPRDYENRKLMDGDLLIEKSGGGELLPIGRVGIYSWEEKRAVCSNFMARLKPQLRYTNTRFLFYLFKASYVFRLNLLAIKQTTGIQNLDTANFFNLKISVPPLPEQTQIAKFLDYKCALIDTAIQKKTRLIELLKEQKQAIINRAVTRGLNPDAPMKDSGIEWLGKIPEHWKVTKFRRIINKIEQGWSPFCEGREADVEEWGIMKVGCVNQIEFNPLENKALPKNLKPKEDYELHKGDLLMSRANTKELLGSISVVGDIRPKLMLCDKLYRIHTISDIDKEFLVFLLRALPSRRQIEEFATGASSSMQNISQAKILRLWLALPNTDEQIEIRNFIKNESKGIDVTISRIEQEIELIKEYKTALIAEAVTGKIDVREWKPKSKITNQVENVANL, encoded by the coding sequence ATGAGAAAGCCGTATCCTAAATATAAACCTACTCCTATCATTTGGCTCTCTCAAGTACCGGAGCACTGGAACATATTTCGTTTCAAATCATTACTCAAATCTGAAACTAACGGAGTATGGGGCGATGACCCTAAAGGCGATGAAAATGATATTTTATGTTTACGTGTAGCAGATTTTGACAGGGACTTTGAAGTGCTGAGCCAAGAAAACAACACTGTGAGAAATGTCTCTCCGAGAGATTATGAAAACCGCAAACTTATGGACGGCGACTTATTAATCGAAAAATCAGGGGGAGGAGAATTATTGCCTATTGGCAGAGTAGGTATTTATTCTTGGGAAGAAAAAAGGGCCGTTTGTTCAAATTTTATGGCGAGGCTTAAACCCCAATTACGTTACACCAATACAAGATTTCTTTTTTATTTGTTCAAAGCATCGTATGTCTTCCGACTTAATTTGTTGGCGATAAAGCAAACTACCGGAATTCAAAATTTAGATACAGCAAATTTTTTTAATCTTAAAATCTCTGTCCCTCCACTCCCCGAACAAACCCAAATCGCCAAGTTCCTCGACTACAAATGCGCCCTCATCGACACCGCCATCCAAAAGAAAACCCGCCTCATTGAACTGCTCAAAGAGCAAAAACAAGCCATCATCAACCGCGCTGTAACACGCGGGCTTAATCCTGATGCTCCAATGAAAGACTCGGGCATTGAGTGGCTTGGGAAAATTCCGGAACATTGGAAGGTTACAAAATTCAGAAGAATTATTAATAAGATTGAGCAAGGCTGGAGTCCATTCTGTGAAGGTAGAGAAGCAGATGTTGAAGAATGGGGAATTATGAAAGTGGGTTGTGTCAATCAAATTGAGTTTAATCCTTTAGAAAATAAAGCATTGCCAAAAAACCTAAAGCCAAAGGAAGATTATGAATTGCATAAAGGCGACTTACTTATGTCACGGGCTAATACGAAAGAGTTACTTGGTAGTATTTCAGTAGTTGGGGATATTAGGCCAAAATTAATGCTGTGCGATAAACTTTATAGAATTCACACTATCTCAGATATTGATAAGGAATTTTTAGTGTTTTTACTCAGAGCATTGCCATCAAGAAGGCAAATCGAGGAATTTGCTACTGGAGCAAGTAGTTCAATGCAGAATATCTCACAAGCAAAAATTCTCAGACTTTGGCTTGCCTTACCAAACACTGATGAACAAATTGAGATTAGAAACTTCATAAAAAATGAAAGTAAGGGGATTGATGTTACCATTTCTCGCATTGAGCAGGAAATTGAACTGATAAAAGAATACAAAACCGCCTTGATTGCCGAAGCCGTAACGGGTAAGATTGATGTAAGGGAATGGAAACCGAAATCCAAAATCACCAACCAGGTTGAAAATGTTGCAAACCTCTGA